GTCGGTGCGGGAATGTCGCAACGCGCTCGCTCTGACAGCGGTGATGCCCGGTGCCACCGCGAGCGCTTCGCGGACCGTAAGCAGCACGTGTGACGAGACGAGAACGGTGTGGAGCTTGCAGCGTTCCGTCTTGGTCAGCTTCTTCAAGCTGAGGTTGCCGGCCGCGGTGGTGGTCGGCTTCCTCCTCGTCGTTAGTTGGTCTTGTTGGGTGGATCTGGGTGTGAACTTGATCGAATAGGTTGTCGTGAATCGTGGTGTTGTGTGAGGCTCACTCGCTGGGCGATCACGGTGCAGTAGGTTACTGGGGGTTTGGCGTGGATCAGGTCGCGATGGCCTGCATGCCAAGCTGCGTTCGCTGGTGAGCAACTACGTTGAAGCCAGCGCAGCGAGATCGAACTGCACGGCGTCGGGGACGCAGCCGGCAAGGTGAGCTACCTCAAAAGCGGCTGGATGAAGCTGCCCGACGGATCCATTAAACTCAATACGCCCTTCACGGGATTCACGAGGTAGCCATCATGCTGGAGCTCTACAGCAGGGTCCGCATCACCACCGACAAGTTCCTCGACGAGGACAACGTTCCTGCCGGAGCCGTCGGCTATATCGTCGAGTGCTACCCCGACGGCAACTACGAGGTCGAAGTCTCCGACGACAACGGCCACACCATCGGCCAATTCGTCGCCACCGAAGCCGACCTGAAATGAGCCGCACTCTGACCAGCTGCGTGGCCGACGCATCACCGGCCGCTGAACCCGACCGCACCGTCCGGGCTGCGACGATTTCGCGAAACCGCCCACCCCGCTGCGCGGGCCCCTAAGCAAGTCGCGCTCCCGGAGCCCGGCGGCGTTTGAGGTTCCGTTACCCGCACCGGAACGGGCCTCCCGCCAGGGAGAAAAGAGCAAACCACTTTTGCAACACTCTTTCTCTAGAGCGCTCTCGACAGGACGGCTCCGTCGAGGGCTCCGGGTGCGGCTAGGCCGACCGTCGCCGAGGTGACCACGAGCCGGTCGCCGACGACGCAGATGCTCGTCGGCTGCACGGCGGGAACGTTGACGACGCGGTCGAGTTCGCCCGTCGGCGCGTACCTGCGCACCTGGCCCGCGCCCCAGATGGCCGACCACAGGAACCCCTCCGCGTCGACCGTCATGCCGTCCGGGCTGCCTTCCTCGACCACGGCGAAATCGGTCTGCCCCCCAAGCTGGCCGCTGGCCGGGTCGACCGCGAAGCGGTGGATCACGCCACGCGCGCTGTCGGCGAGATACATCGTCGTGCCGTCGGCGTCGAAGGCCGGGCCGTTGGGCACGGTGAGCTCGCCGAGCACGCGGGTGACCGTGCCGTCCGGGTCGGCGCGGTACAGGGACCCGGCGCCGGGGGCGTTGTTGTAGGCCATCGACCCGGCCCAGAACCGGCCGTACGGGTCGGTGACGCCGTCGTTCATGCGCATCGGCGTGGCGGCACCGTCCTCGGGGCGGGCGAGCCAGTGTTCTATACCGGTGTCGCCGAGAATCGCGATGCCCGTTCCGGCTGCGGCGATCCAGCCGCCGCCGGGCCGGGGCGCCACGGCGCCGAGCGGTTCGGCGAGCGTGAGCAGCACGCGTGGTTCGCCGTCCTCGGGCACCACCAGCAGCCGCCCGGTGAGGATGTCTACCATGATCAGCCGGTCGCCGGTCCGGCGCAGGCCCTCGCCGAGGGCGAACCGCTCCCCCGGCCACGCCGTCCAGTTCTCGTTCATCGCAACGCCGCTCCCTCCTCAGCAGATCGAATTCGGCTTTCGCGAGTCGCGCGGGCAGATTGGGGTGGGCGAAACCGCCAGGAACCGCACACCGGAGGCCACCAGCGTCTCGGCCGTCTCTTCCCGCTTCACCACTCGGCGAACGAGCCGTCGTCGTGACGCCACACCGGCGGCCGCCACCGGTGTCCGCGCGCGTCGGCGGCGCGTACCGCGGCCTCGTCGATCTCCACGCCCAGGCCGGGCGCCTCCCAGCGGCGGATGGCGCCTTCGGGGAACGCGAACGGCGTGCGGTCGACGACGTAGTCGAGCAGTTCCGCGTCGGTGTTGTAGTGGATGCCGATGCTTTGTTCCTGGATCAGGAAGTTGGGAGTCGCGAAGGCGACCTGCAGGCTGGCGGCGAGCGCGAGCGGCCCGAGTGGACAGTGCGGGGCGAGCAGCGCGTCGAAGGTCTCCGCGAGGGCGGCAATCCTGCGCACCTCGGAGATACCGCCCGCGTGCGAGAGATCCGGCTGCGCCACGGCGATCCCGGCCTGCAGCGCGGGCAGGAATTCGGTGCGCGAGTATAGGCGTTCCCCGCAGGCGATGGGCACGCTGCTGCTAGCGACGACATCGCCGAGTCGGTGCACGTATTCGGGCAGCACCGGCTCCTCCACGAACAGCGGCTGCAGCGGCGCCAGCTCGGGGATCACCCGGCGTGCTGCGGCGACACCGAAGCGGCCGTGGAAATCCACCGCTACATCCCGGGAATCGCCGATCACCTCCCGCACGGCCGCCAGCCGCGCGACGACGCCGTCGACCTCTTCGCGAGTGGGCATGCGCCCGATGCGACCCGAGCCGTTCATTTTCACCGCGGTGAGCCCGCTCTCCACCTGCCGCGCCGCCGCCTCGCCCACCGCGGAGGGCTCGTCGCCACCGATCCAGCCGTAGACGCGCACCTCGTCGCGCACCGCGCCGCCGAGCAACTGGTGCACCGGCACGCCCAGCGACTTGCCGAGGATGTCCCACAGCGCCTGGTCGATTCCGGCCACGGCGCTGGAGAGCACCGGCCCGCCACGGTAGAAGGCGGCCTTCGTCATGAGCTGCCACAGGTCCTCGACGCGCCGGGCGTCCTGCCCGACCACGATGTCCGCCAGCTCGGCCACGGCGGCGCGGACGGTCTCGGCCCTGCCCTCCACCACGGGCTCGCCCCAGCCGACGATGTCCTCGTCGGTGGCAACCCGGCAGAACAGCCACCTCGGCGGCACCAGGAACGTCTCTACGGAAGTGATCTTCACTCGCTGACTGTCGCTTTCTCTTCGGTGTCGTCGTTGGTTCCGAGTACCCCGGCGGCATCTTTGGCGGCCTTGTCCAGCAACGAGGTCACCGCGGCCGCGGCCGCTTCGGGGTCGCGCCTGCGCACCGCCTCCACCACGTCGGCGTGGCTCGGCACCGGGTCGTCGGCGTCGGTCTCGTGCACAAGCGCGTCGCGCAGGCGCAGCGCGGGCTCGATGAACACGTCCATCCTGGCAAGCATCTCGTTGTGCGTGGCCCGCAACATCGCGCGGTGCCAACGCAAATCCGCCGCCACCTCGGCCGCGGCGCCCTGCCCCACGGCGTCGGCCATCGCGGCAAGCGCGGCGTCGAGCTCGGCCATGTCGTGCTCGTCGCGGCGCAGCGCCGCCATCGACGCGGCCGCAGGCTCGACGACGGCGCGAACCTCGGCGAGGTCGCGCAGCACGGCGGCGGTGTCGCCCGCCTCGCTGCGCCAGCGGATCACGTCGCTGTCGAGCAGGTTCCAGTGCTCGCGGTCGCGCACGTAGGTGCCGCGCTTCTGCCGTGCAGCCACGAGTCCCTTCGCGGCGAGCACCTTCATGGCCTCGCGCAGCGCGGTCATGCTCACCTCCAGGTCGCGGCCGAGCGCGGCAAGGTCGATCACGTCTCCCCCGCCGAGCTCGCCCGACACGATGCGCGCACCGAGCGCGGCCACTACTTGCCCGTGCACCCCACGGCCGCTGTAGCCGCTCATGTTGCGCTCCTCCTTGCTTCTTCGATCCCCATCACGACGAGGTCTTGTACACACTCCAGCCACCGTCCACAGTCAGCGTGGCACCGGTGATGAAGGAGGCGTCGTCACTTGCCAGAAAGGCGATGGCCGCCGCGACCTCGGCCGGCTCCCCCAACCTTTTCACGGCGGTCTGCGCCGCGGACAGGCGCCGGTCGTCCTCGCCGATACCGTCCCACGCCGCGGTGAGCACCGGGCCGGGCAGCACGGAGTTGACCCGCAGCACCGTCCCGTATTCGGCGGCGAGCTGCCGCGCCAGGCCCGTGAGTCCCGCCTTGCTCGCGGCGTAGGCGGGCCGCCCCGGAAGGCCGACGAGAGCGTGCACCGACGAGGTCAGCACCACCGCACCGTTGCGTTCCCGGGACAGGTCCGGCAGACACGCGGTGAAGCCGAGGAACGTGCCGGTCAGGTTCACCGACAGCTGACGTTCCCACGACGCGACACTGGTCTCGTGGGCGGGCAGGACATCGACGGTGTAGGCGTTGCTCACGAGCACGTCCACCGCACCCAGCTCCGCGTGGCACCGCTCAAGCGCCTGTGCCCATGCGGTCTCGGAGCTGACGTCGCAGTACACGCCGATGGCCCGGCCACCTGCCTGGCTGATCCGCGCGATGGTCGCGGCGGTGTCGACGATATCGAGCACGGCGACCGCCGCGCCGTCGGCGGCCAGCCGCTCGGCGGTCGCGGCACCGATCCCCTGCGCCCCACCGGTGACCACGGCGACCTTGCCGTTCAAGCCGTGCATGCGCTCACCTCCACGTCGATCGTCATCGTCGTCTCCTCGCCGGGAGGTAGCGTGGTGAGCGGGCCGAGCACCTCGCATTCGACGATGCGGGCCGGCGGGTTCAGCTCACCCAACTCCGCCAGTGGCTCGGGCAGCGGGTGCTCCAGCCACACCTCCACGCGCGAGCCCCGGTCCGGGTACTCGGCGCCGGTATCGACGGTGAACCGCTGCGTCAGGGTCGAGCCGCCGCCGGTGTGGGAGAGCCAGCCCGTCGCGGCGGGGAAACCGAGCTTGCCCACCACGTCCTGGTGCGGGATGAACGTCGCCGCGCCCCGCTGCTCCCACTTCGGGTAGCCGGTGCCCGCGAGCAGCTTCGTCACGTGCTCCGGCCCGCCGACGAGGGTGCCGCCCTCGCCGTCGGCGGCTAGCTGGGTGACGTTCCACAGTGCCCAGCGCACGTCTCGGTCGGAGGTGTTTCGCGCGGACAGCGTGAGCCGGTAGGCGCTCTCGCCGCGCCGCAATTCGAACCGGCGCCCCAGCCGCAGCCCGGTGCGGGGCTCGTCACCGCTGGTGAGCGTCACGACTGCGGCATCGGCGCGCTCCTCGGTGGTCACCGTGTAGGCGCCGGAGTCGAGCACGGGGTCGGGCGGGCCCGCCCACTGGTCGGCACCGGCCCAGCCCTGCGGGGCCGGCCAGGTTTTGTCGCCGCCGTAGTTCACCCAGTCGCCGAGTCCGCCCGACACCGGCCGGTGGAGGTGCCCATCCCGGAATCGCAGGTCGTCGGTGAGCAAATCATCGTTGCGCCACAACAATTCCCGTCCGTCCTTTCCGGACAGAGACAGCAGCCTGCCGCCGAGCTCGGGTACGATCCCGAGGCGCAGCCCGTCGTTGGCGAGCCACCACACCTCGGGAGTGCCGTCCTGGCGTTCGATCACGAGCCGGACTCCTCCGACGGCAGCAGGACCACCTTGCCCCGACTGGCCCCGGCGGCGAGCCGGTAGGCCTCGTCGGCCTTCGCCAGCGGGAACCGGTCGCTGACGACGCGCTCCGGGCGCAGTCCCCAGCATGCGAGGTGCACTGCCAGCTCCGCCATCGCGGGCAGCGATGTGACCCATGAGGCATAGAGCGTCAATTGCTTGTGCAGCAACGCGTCCGACACCTCGGTTTCGAGCGTGCCGCCCTCCCCGACCAACGAGACGCGGCCCCACTCGGCGGCGGCCGCGATGGCCGTGGACCGGCCGGCCCGCGAGCCGGAGCAGTCGATGGTGGTGAGCGCACCCGGCGCGCCCAGCACGTCGCCGACGAGTGCCGCCGTCGCCTCCGCGCCGGTCTCGGGAGCGAGGGTCGCGTCGAACACCCCCAGCCCGTCGGCCCACGCGCGCCGCTGCGGCGATACCTCGACGCCGACGACGCGCCGGGCGCCCAATCCCTTGCCGATCATGCCCGCGGCCAGTCCCACCGGGCCGAGCCCGACGACGAGCAGGTCGCCATCGCCGCTGACGCCGATCCGGCGCAGGCCCTCGTAGGCCGTGCCGAAGCCGCACGCGATCAGCGCACCATCCACATAGGACAGTTCGTCGGGCAGCGGCACGCAGGTGGACTCCTCGGCCAGCAGGTAGTGGGCGTGCCCGCCGTCGCGCTGCCAGCCGTAGGACTCCCGCTGCGGCGCGCTACAGCTGATGAAGTAACCGCGACGGCAGTTGTCGCATAGCCCGCACCCGGCGATGTGGTAGACGATCACGCGGTCGCCGGGGCCGAAGCGGCGGCATCCGGGGCCGGTCGCGACGATCCGGCCCGAGGGCTCGTGCCCGGCCACGACGCCGCGGTACGCCGGGCCGTCGACGCCGCGGTGTCCCTTGTGCTCGTGGTAGATGTAGCCGATGTCGGAGCCGCAGATTCCCGAGGCACCCACCTCGATCAGCACCTGCCCCTGCCCCGGTACCGGCACGGGCAGCTCGCGCAGGAGGGCGGTCGAGTCTCCGGGCAGGTACACACCGGTCATGACGTCGGTGCCCACGGCGATCTCTCCTCTCGTCACGCTCATTAAGTCTCCCTCGTCGCGCGGGCCCGCTTCGTGATCACGACGTTGACCAGCACGGCAACCACGATGATCACACCGCGGATCACGTTCTGCAGGAACGAGTTGACGCCGAGCAGCACCAGCCCGTTGCTGATCACGGTGATGAAGACGACGCCGAGCAGCGTGCCCAGCATCGTGCCGCGCCCGCCGGCGAGCGCCGTGCCGCCGATGACGACCGCGGCGATCACGTCGAACTCAAGGCCGGACGCCGCACCGCCGTTGCCCGAACCGAGGCGCGCCGCCAGCAGCACACCCGTGATGGCCGAGAGCACGCCGGTGGTCGCAAAGAGCAGCACCCGGACCCTGGCCAGGTTGATGCCGGCCATCCGCGCCGCGGGAGCATTGCCGCCCACGGCGTAGACGGAGCGGCCGTAACCGGTGTAGCGGGCCACGTAGGCGAAGACGAAGAACAGCACCACCATGACGATCGCCGGCGTCGGGATGCCGAGGATCGAACCGCCCAGGGTGTCCATCAGCCCGCTCTCGGGAAGCACCACGGGCAGCGCGTCGGTCAGGTAGAGACCGAGGCCGCCGAGCGCGCTCCAGATACCGAGGGTGGCGATGAACGAGGGCACGTCGAAGCGGGCCCGCAGCCAGCCCGCGAGCGCTCCCCACGCCGCGCCGGCGACGAGCGTCAGCAGGATCGCCGGGGCGATGCCGAGGCCCCATTCGGCGGCGCCCTTGGCGACGAGCACCGAGGAAAACGCCACGGCGGGGCCGATGCTGATATCGATCTCGCCGGCGATGATCACGAGGGTGACGCCCCACGCGGCGATACCGACGGTGGCCGCGTTGCGCAGCATGCCGAGTTGGTTGTCCAGGCTCAGAAATCCCGCCGCCGTGCTGCCGAGGACGATGTAGAGCACGACGATCGCGGCGATCAACCCGATCTCGTTGAGCGAACGGCCTGCGAAGGGTCTGCCCACGCGGTCGCGACGCTGCGCCGGCGCGGTCTGGGTAGCTGTCATTTCTGGTTCCTTGTCGAGGGTTTCAGGCCGCCATCGCGGCGGAGAGCACGGAATCGGTTGTCAGCTCGCGCCCGCTCAGCTCTGCGGCGACGCGACCGTCCCGCAGGGTCAGTACCCGGTCGCACACCAGCGGAAGCTCCTCAAGCTCCCCGGACACGAAGACGATCGCGGCTCCGCGCTTGGCCAGTTCCCGCACGAGGCGGTAGATCTCGGCCTTGGCCTGGACGTCGACGCCGCGCGTCGGCTCGTCGAGCAGCAGGATCCGGCTGCCTGCGTGGAGCCAGCGGCCGATGACGGCCTTCTGCTGGTTGCCTCCGCTGAGGTTCACGATTGGCGTGCGGGCGGAGGGGGTGGCGATGGACAGCCGTCCGATGAGTCGTTGCGCGGCCCTGCGCACCCGGCCGGGCCGCACGGTGGGCCCGGAGCTGACGGCGGAGAACTTCGAGAGCACGAGGTTTTCGTCGACGCCCAGCAGCGGCACCACACCCTCGTCCTTGCGGTCCTCGGGGGTCATGCCGACGCCGAGGCGCTTCATCACCGTGGGTGTGGGGCGAACGACCTCGGTGCCCTCCACGCTGATCGTGCCCGCCGAGGCCGGATCGAACCCGGCGATCGCGCGCAGGACTTCCGTGCGCCCGGAACCCATCAGCCCACCGATGCCAAGCACCTCGTCCGGATAGACGTCGAAGGAAACGTCGAGCACCTTGGGCTGCACCGAGAGCCCGCGCACAGAAAGCAGCGGCGTTGCGTCGCGATCGACATCCCGCTCCGGCGGGCGTTGCGCGGCTTGCGCGGCGTCGCCGATCATGAGCGAGACGATCGTGCCCGTGTCGGCGTCGCCGACGTCCACAGTGTCGACGATCTCGCCGTCGCGCATCACGGTCGCGCTGTGCGCGATCCGGCGGATCTCCTCCAGCCGGTGACTGACGTAAAGCACGGCGACACCTTCAGAGGCGATACGAGTGACGGTATCCAGCACCACGCCGACCTCGGCGGCGGCGAGTGCGCTGGTGGGTTCGTCGAGGATGAGCAGGCGGGACTGTTCGCGCACCGCGCGGCAGATCTCGACCAGCTGCCGGGTGGCCAGCGAGAGCGAGCCCACGGATACGGCGGGGTCGATGTCGAGGCCGAGCCGCGCGAACACCTCGGCGGCACCCGCCCGCATCGTGGCGTAGTCGACCGCGCCCCCTCGGCGCGGCCAGCGGCCGAGGTAGAGGTTCTCGGCGACACTGAGCTCGGCGACGAGGCTCAGTTCCTGGTGCACGGTGTTGATGCCGAGCCCAGCGGCCCGGCGGACGCCGCCATCGCCGAGCGTTTCGCCCGCGACCGTAACGGTGCCCGCGTCGGGACGCTCCACTCCGGACAGTACGCGGATGAGAGTGGACTTTCCCGCCCCATTGCGGCCGAGCAACGCGCGGATCTCCCCCGCGCGGATGGACAGGTGGGCGTCGGTCAGCGCGCGCACGCCCGGGTAGTGCTTGGTGACGCCGTCGACCACGATGACGGTCGAACCGCTGGCGACATCGGCAGCCACAGCTTCTCCTTCGCTGGTTCGGTTTCGGTCAGGCAGGCCGGCGCGGGCCATCACGGCACCCCGTCCGGGTGCGCGCCGAGCCAGTCGCTGCCCTGCTGCGGCGCCGCGTAGAGATCGATCGGGGCGGGGACGACGAGGTAATTCTTCAGCTCACCCCGGCGCGCCTGGTCGGCCGAGCGAGCCGCGAGCTTGCCGACGGCGATGCCGGAGATATCGACGACGCCCTTGAGGACGTCCTCGGCGACGAGTGCCTGGGCCGCCTCGGTGGACATGTCACTGCCGAAAACGACGGTCTGGCCGACCTTTTTGCGAGACTGCACCGCGCGCACGGCGCCCATGGTCGCGCCGCCCGCCTCGCCGTAGAAGGCGTCCAGGTCAGGGTTGGCGGTCAGGATGCGCTCGGCGACGTCCACGGCCTCGTCGATCGTCGAGCCCTCCTGGTTGGCGACGATCTTGGCGCCGGGCAGCTTCGCGTGCAGCGCCTGCTCGAAGCCGTGCCTGCGCTGGATGCAGACCTCGACGAACTCGCAGTTGACCACCGCGATGTTGGGCGCGGTCTTGCCGACGGAGAGGAAGTACTCGGCGGCACGTGCACCGAGCAGTTCACCGAAGCGCACCGGGTCACCGAGCACGTACGCGGAGACATACTGCCGAGCGCTGTCCTCGGCGATGCAGGTGTTGTAGCAGACGACGGGGATGCCGCTCTCGTGCGCGAGCTTGATCGCGGGCACCGAGGCCGTGGCCGAGGCGGGCGAGAGGACCAGCGCGTCGACCTTCGCAGCGCTGACCTGATCGATGAACGTGCTTTCCTTGGAGGCGTCGCCCTGCACGTTGAGCTGGAGCAACTGCGGCGCCTGGCCGAGCGACTCCGCCTCCTGCTGCATGCCCACCCGGACACCGGCGTAGAAGCCCTGCGCGTCCATGTAGACGACGCCGAACCGGCCGTTCTCTCCGACCTTTCCGCCGCAGGCGGCCAACACGCCGAGCAGCACGACCGCCATCAGCGCCAGGCCTGCCCGGCCACGACGCATCGTTGCGCCCATCCAGTTCTCCTCGTTCCTCGGACCCGGCCCGCCGGGAACCGGGCGGGCCGTGCGATCAGTGTCCGTCGCGGCAGACCCAGAGTCAACATTAATTAATAATTAATGTGCTTGAGACCAACGCGGGCCGGACGGGGCATGGGGGCAGTCCTGCTCCTGCGGTTCGCAGCCAACGTGGCTCTTCTGATGTGTCCGTGGGTGGTGTTGACGACCCTCGATGCAGGGGCGCGCGCGGGGGCAGGAGAGCCCCAATTTTAGGCAAAACCGGAAAAACAGCCCTAGCCCAGGGCCGGGCGGGCTGGTGGGCTTGTTGACATCGCTGTGGTTGCTGGGGGCGGCTGCGTCGGGTAGACGGCTTCGCAGTGGGTGTTCGGGTCCGGGGTTTCCAGCGTGATCAGGTACCGGTCTACCTTCTCCCGCACGCAAAGGCTGCGGTAGTACTGGCCGTGGCCGATGCCGTCGTGGTACAGCAGCACCGAGTTGTCGATCTGGCCCGCTACCGCGAGATTCCACGCGCTCGGCGTCGCCACGTCGTACCGGGCCTTGACGATCAGGATCGTCGGCGCACCCTTGATCGACAGCTCGTGCTGCGGATTGCCCGCCTCGACCGGCCACCCCAGGCAAGAGGTCACATCGGCCCAAAACGGCGAGAGTTTCGTGTGCGGCGCAACCTGCTCCGCCTTGTCTCGGTAGCTGCGCAACTCCGCGAAGTCACGGACCGTCCAGCTCCAGTC
The sequence above is a segment of the Saccharopolyspora phatthalungensis genome. Coding sequences within it:
- a CDS encoding DUF4926 domain-containing protein — translated: MLELYSRVRITTDKFLDEDNVPAGAVGYIVECYPDGNYEVEVSDDNGHTIGQFVATEADLK
- a CDS encoding SMP-30/gluconolactonase/LRE family protein: MNENWTAWPGERFALGEGLRRTGDRLIMVDILTGRLLVVPEDGEPRVLLTLAEPLGAVAPRPGGGWIAAAGTGIAILGDTGIEHWLARPEDGAATPMRMNDGVTDPYGRFWAGSMAYNNAPGAGSLYRADPDGTVTRVLGELTVPNGPAFDADGTTMYLADSARGVIHRFAVDPASGQLGGQTDFAVVEEGSPDGMTVDAEGFLWSAIWGAGQVRRYAPTGELDRVVNVPAVQPTSICVVGDRLVVTSATVGLAAPGALDGAVLSRAL
- the dgoD gene encoding galactonate dehydratase, whose translation is MKITSVETFLVPPRWLFCRVATDEDIVGWGEPVVEGRAETVRAAVAELADIVVGQDARRVEDLWQLMTKAAFYRGGPVLSSAVAGIDQALWDILGKSLGVPVHQLLGGAVRDEVRVYGWIGGDEPSAVGEAAARQVESGLTAVKMNGSGRIGRMPTREEVDGVVARLAAVREVIGDSRDVAVDFHGRFGVAAARRVIPELAPLQPLFVEEPVLPEYVHRLGDVVASSSVPIACGERLYSRTEFLPALQAGIAVAQPDLSHAGGISEVRRIAALAETFDALLAPHCPLGPLALAASLQVAFATPNFLIQEQSIGIHYNTDAELLDYVVDRTPFAFPEGAIRRWEAPGLGVEIDEAAVRAADARGHRWRPPVWRHDDGSFAEW
- a CDS encoding FadR/GntR family transcriptional regulator; this translates as MSGYSGRGVHGQVVAALGARIVSGELGGGDVIDLAALGRDLEVSMTALREAMKVLAAKGLVAARQKRGTYVRDREHWNLLDSDVIRWRSEAGDTAAVLRDLAEVRAVVEPAAASMAALRRDEHDMAELDAALAAMADAVGQGAAAEVAADLRWHRAMLRATHNEMLARMDVFIEPALRLRDALVHETDADDPVPSHADVVEAVRRRDPEAAAAAVTSLLDKAAKDAAGVLGTNDDTEEKATVSE
- a CDS encoding SDR family NAD(P)-dependent oxidoreductase → MHGLNGKVAVVTGGAQGIGAATAERLAADGAAVAVLDIVDTAATIARISQAGGRAIGVYCDVSSETAWAQALERCHAELGAVDVLVSNAYTVDVLPAHETSVASWERQLSVNLTGTFLGFTACLPDLSRERNGAVVLTSSVHALVGLPGRPAYAASKAGLTGLARQLAAEYGTVLRVNSVLPGPVLTAAWDGIGEDDRRLSAAQTAVKRLGEPAEVAAAIAFLASDDASFITGATLTVDGGWSVYKTSS
- a CDS encoding DUF4380 domain-containing protein, coding for MIERQDGTPEVWWLANDGLRLGIVPELGGRLLSLSGKDGRELLWRNDDLLTDDLRFRDGHLHRPVSGGLGDWVNYGGDKTWPAPQGWAGADQWAGPPDPVLDSGAYTVTTEERADAAVVTLTSGDEPRTGLRLGRRFELRRGESAYRLTLSARNTSDRDVRWALWNVTQLAADGEGGTLVGGPEHVTKLLAGTGYPKWEQRGAATFIPHQDVVGKLGFPAATGWLSHTGGGSTLTQRFTVDTGAEYPDRGSRVEVWLEHPLPEPLAELGELNPPARIVECEVLGPLTTLPPGEETTMTIDVEVSACTA
- a CDS encoding zinc-dependent alcohol dehydrogenase family protein, with amino-acid sequence MSVTRGEIAVGTDVMTGVYLPGDSTALLRELPVPVPGQGQVLIEVGASGICGSDIGYIYHEHKGHRGVDGPAYRGVVAGHEPSGRIVATGPGCRRFGPGDRVIVYHIAGCGLCDNCRRGYFISCSAPQRESYGWQRDGGHAHYLLAEESTCVPLPDELSYVDGALIACGFGTAYEGLRRIGVSGDGDLLVVGLGPVGLAAGMIGKGLGARRVVGVEVSPQRRAWADGLGVFDATLAPETGAEATAALVGDVLGAPGALTTIDCSGSRAGRSTAIAAAAEWGRVSLVGEGGTLETEVSDALLHKQLTLYASWVTSLPAMAELAVHLACWGLRPERVVSDRFPLAKADEAYRLAAGASRGKVVLLPSEESGS
- a CDS encoding ABC transporter permease, whose product is MIAAIVVLYIVLGSTAAGFLSLDNQLGMLRNAATVGIAAWGVTLVIIAGEIDISIGPAVAFSSVLVAKGAAEWGLGIAPAILLTLVAGAAWGALAGWLRARFDVPSFIATLGIWSALGGLGLYLTDALPVVLPESGLMDTLGGSILGIPTPAIVMVVLFFVFAYVARYTGYGRSVYAVGGNAPAARMAGINLARVRVLLFATTGVLSAITGVLLAARLGSGNGGAASGLEFDVIAAVVIGGTALAGGRGTMLGTLLGVVFITVISNGLVLLGVNSFLQNVIRGVIIVVAVLVNVVITKRARATRET
- a CDS encoding ATP-binding cassette domain-containing protein; the protein is MRDGEIVDTVDVGDADTGTIVSLMIGDAAQAAQRPPERDVDRDATPLLSVRGLSVQPKVLDVSFDVYPDEVLGIGGLMGSGRTEVLRAIAGFDPASAGTISVEGTEVVRPTPTVMKRLGVGMTPEDRKDEGVVPLLGVDENLVLSKFSAVSSGPTVRPGRVRRAAQRLIGRLSIATPSARTPIVNLSGGNQQKAVIGRWLHAGSRILLLDEPTRGVDVQAKAEIYRLVRELAKRGAAIVFVSGELEELPLVCDRVLTLRDGRVAAELSGRELTTDSVLSAAMAA
- a CDS encoding substrate-binding domain-containing protein, translated to MGATMRRGRAGLALMAVVLLGVLAACGGKVGENGRFGVVYMDAQGFYAGVRVGMQQEAESLGQAPQLLQLNVQGDASKESTFIDQVSAAKVDALVLSPASATASVPAIKLAHESGIPVVCYNTCIAEDSARQYVSAYVLGDPVRFGELLGARAAEYFLSVGKTAPNIAVVNCEFVEVCIQRRHGFEQALHAKLPGAKIVANQEGSTIDEAVDVAERILTANPDLDAFYGEAGGATMGAVRAVQSRKKVGQTVVFGSDMSTEAAQALVAEDVLKGVVDISGIAVGKLAARSADQARRGELKNYLVVPAPIDLYAAPQQGSDWLGAHPDGVP